A single window of Methanoregula sp. DNA harbors:
- a CDS encoding type B DNA-directed DNA polymerase: MWILDSVYRGSVDLWYKDGTIKKIRHEYDPPFYLYLPDPHPHHGMIAALESEYRAEECTFRTIFGDLEGYKVFAGRPVAEAIEQQTQYDAQLFNVDVRIDQRFMAERGIVPCCKENGSRFSPDISCDLCKMEIRIRDDPVRSSACSDADVVCDGRTGHLHGTQRDLLADLFLLVTACDPDVILMPDADIWMPKLQRQARVHGFDMPFSRSGKYRAMSARSYWSYGRMEHKESALIPDGRILIDTEQSFVYREGGIEGVLMAARLSGLSPNLASRFTPGTLISGYEVYEAVRQGIAVPFRKSDVEKVRRFSKLKEADRGGMMFQPVPGAYGNADEIDFTSLYPSIIVQSNLSPETIGHPERQGFLPAVLAPLLALRVSTKQLKKQDPRYAGIDSILKWMLVTCFGYTGYKNAKFGRIEVHEGITGRSRDILMRTKDIAESMGFCVLHGIVDCLWVQGSPVGALKARVGQETGLLTEVEHFNWIVFLPQNDGSGSYNRYYGRLSDGSMKVRGIAARRHDTPEYIRNMQRRMLSVMSGAVTIEDLRGIHDQVREIYRHAVQELPGAQAPDLAIHRRISRLTYAHRCIEGAAVNAYRKEGVAVAPGSKVSYVVRDARKYQVDPAWIAGSFDVPYYWDLLEKAWDEIVYAFARKKPEGKQGEVVMELPVKAG, from the coding sequence ATGTGGATCCTTGATTCGGTATACCGGGGCAGCGTTGACCTGTGGTACAAGGACGGTACAATAAAAAAGATACGGCATGAATACGACCCGCCGTTCTACCTGTACCTGCCCGACCCGCACCCGCACCACGGGATGATCGCGGCGCTGGAGAGCGAATACCGTGCAGAGGAGTGCACGTTCAGGACGATTTTTGGCGATCTTGAGGGATACAAAGTCTTTGCCGGGCGTCCTGTAGCAGAAGCGATCGAGCAACAGACGCAATATGATGCGCAGCTATTCAACGTGGACGTGCGTATCGACCAGCGCTTCATGGCAGAACGCGGGATAGTCCCCTGCTGCAAGGAGAACGGGTCGCGCTTCTCCCCGGACATTTCCTGCGACCTGTGCAAAATGGAAATCCGGATCCGCGATGACCCGGTGCGTTCATCCGCATGTTCCGATGCGGATGTTGTCTGCGACGGGCGCACCGGGCACCTGCACGGGACACAGCGCGATCTGCTCGCCGACCTCTTCCTGCTTGTCACCGCGTGCGACCCTGACGTGATCCTCATGCCGGATGCCGACATATGGATGCCGAAACTGCAGCGGCAGGCCCGGGTGCACGGGTTCGATATGCCTTTTTCCCGGAGCGGTAAGTACCGGGCGATGAGCGCACGGTCGTACTGGAGTTACGGCCGGATGGAGCACAAGGAATCGGCGCTCATACCGGATGGCAGGATCCTGATCGACACGGAACAGAGCTTCGTGTACCGGGAGGGAGGGATTGAGGGGGTGCTCATGGCAGCGAGGCTCTCCGGGCTCTCCCCAAACCTTGCATCGCGGTTCACACCGGGCACGCTCATCTCCGGGTACGAGGTGTACGAAGCGGTCAGGCAGGGTATTGCCGTCCCGTTCCGCAAAAGCGATGTGGAGAAAGTGCGGAGGTTCTCCAAACTTAAGGAAGCAGATCGAGGGGGGATGATGTTCCAGCCGGTGCCGGGGGCCTACGGGAACGCAGACGAGATCGACTTCACTTCGCTGTACCCTTCCATCATTGTCCAGTCGAACCTCTCCCCCGAGACCATCGGACACCCGGAACGGCAGGGGTTCCTGCCGGCAGTACTTGCCCCGCTCCTCGCGCTGCGGGTTTCAACAAAACAGTTAAAAAAGCAGGACCCCCGGTATGCCGGCATCGATTCGATCCTCAAATGGATGCTTGTCACATGCTTCGGGTACACCGGCTACAAGAACGCAAAGTTCGGCAGGATCGAGGTGCACGAGGGGATCACCGGCCGGTCCCGCGACATCCTGATGCGCACCAAGGATATCGCGGAGTCCATGGGGTTTTGTGTGCTGCACGGGATTGTTGACTGCCTCTGGGTGCAGGGGTCGCCGGTCGGTGCGCTGAAAGCCCGTGTCGGGCAGGAGACCGGGCTGCTCACGGAGGTCGAACATTTCAACTGGATCGTATTCCTGCCGCAGAATGACGGGTCCGGCTCGTACAACCGGTATTACGGCCGGCTTTCGGACGGGAGCATGAAAGTCCGGGGGATCGCAGCCCGCAGGCACGACACCCCGGAATATATACGGAACATGCAGCGCAGGATGCTTTCCGTGATGTCGGGAGCTGTAACGATCGAAGATCTCAGGGGGATCCATGATCAGGTCAGGGAGATCTACCGGCATGCTGTGCAGGAACTCCCCGGTGCACAGGCACCGGATCTGGCAATCCACCGGCGGATCAGCAGGCTTACGTACGCGCACCGCTGCATCGAAGGTGCTGCGGTGAATGCATACCGGAAGGAGGGCGTTGCAGTCGCACCGGGCTCAAAAGTCAGCTATGTCGTGCGGGATGCGCGGAAGTACCAGGTCGATCCGGCGTGGATCGCCGGATCGTTCGATGTACCGTACTACTGGGATCTGCTGGAGAAAGCCTGGGATGAGATCGTGTATGCGTTTGCCCGAAAAAAGCCTGAAGGAAAACAGGGTGAAGTGGTCATGGAACTGCCTGTAAAAGCGGGATGA
- a CDS encoding ABC transporter permease produces the protein MIRGAIAIFKRDFKKFLGNPFVLIFTLLMPIMYLVIFGNAMGGTITHVPIAVVQEGPPFTETPLYRSSVVDLGHFQQAKDQGRLFDVTVYTDEGAAKKALAGGQVTGVVVFPSEISSDHAVRLYVDSSDYMTPSLVEAGVQAVLSKSGARNPVAVNKIYGDIKYIQFFGVGVIVMAIFMTTMMGGGIALIKDREMGIHEGYLVTPVKRSSIIFGMISSGTVRAFLAGLIIFVVGVLITGVIIRSLWDIFLVLVVIFIASLGVTSLMVSIASRFSNQQEYASITAFFNLILFMTSGAFYPVRGMPDWLRWITVINPEYYSVDALRSIILRGQGLDVVAFDLVALLVFSIAAITLGITTYRRTLE, from the coding sequence ATGATCCGCGGTGCGATTGCAATCTTCAAACGGGACTTCAAGAAATTCCTCGGCAACCCGTTTGTCCTTATCTTCACCCTCCTGATGCCCATCATGTATCTCGTGATCTTTGGCAATGCGATGGGAGGGACGATCACCCACGTGCCCATAGCGGTTGTTCAGGAGGGGCCCCCGTTTACCGAGACCCCCCTTTATAGATCATCGGTTGTGGATCTGGGCCATTTCCAGCAGGCAAAAGACCAGGGTCGGCTCTTCGATGTCACGGTGTATACAGATGAAGGGGCAGCCAAAAAGGCGCTCGCCGGGGGACAGGTCACCGGTGTCGTGGTGTTCCCTTCAGAAATATCCAGCGACCATGCAGTCCGGCTGTATGTGGACAGCTCGGACTATATGACCCCTTCCCTTGTCGAAGCCGGTGTACAGGCGGTGCTCTCAAAGTCCGGCGCGAGAAACCCGGTGGCGGTCAATAAAATTTACGGGGACATTAAGTACATCCAGTTTTTTGGTGTGGGCGTCATCGTCATGGCAATCTTCATGACCACGATGATGGGCGGCGGTATTGCGCTGATCAAGGACCGCGAGATGGGCATTCACGAGGGCTATCTGGTCACTCCAGTCAAGCGTTCCAGCATTATCTTCGGCATGATATCAAGCGGTACTGTCAGGGCGTTTCTTGCGGGGTTGATAATTTTTGTTGTGGGCGTCCTCATAACCGGAGTCATTATCAGGAGCCTCTGGGACATATTTCTAGTCCTTGTCGTAATCTTTATCGCAAGTCTCGGGGTGACCAGCCTCATGGTATCCATTGCTTCGCGGTTCTCCAACCAGCAGGAGTACGCATCCATCACGGCATTTTTTAACCTGATCCTTTTCATGACCTCCGGGGCATTTTACCCGGTACGGGGGATGCCGGACTGGCTGCGCTGGATAACGGTTATTAATCCCGAGTACTATTCTGTGGACGCACTGAGGAGCATTATTCTGAGGGGGCAGGGTCTGGATGTCGTGGCATTCGATCTTGTCGCACTCCTTGTGTTTTCCATAGCTGCAATAACGCTGGGAATCACAACCTACCGGCGGACACTTGAATGA
- a CDS encoding aldo/keto reductase — MLYRTVPKTGDSLSVLGFGCMRLPSTKTGGVDEQRAIRQIRSAIDNGVNYMDTAPVYHLGKSEQVLGKALADGYREKVRIATKLPPWSVQTRADMDRILNSQLRTLNTDHIDYYLLHSLSKEAWERLKSLGVMEFLDTAKKDGRIKNTGFSFHGDTATLKEIVDAYDWEFCQIQYNYLDEHNQAGTEGLKYAAQKRLAVIIMEPLRGGNLAGPVPDEIQKIWGRAPVKRSPAEWGLRWVWNHPEVTVVLSGMNNEAHIEENLKAAASAFPDSLSPEESALIARVRDTYRQLMKVGCTGCGYCMPCPSGVDIPGCFALYNTHYLFPHDRTAKFLYIGRHGGVLGDRSYAGLCRQCGKCEKICPQHLPVPLLMRQVSREMEGRALCLKIMLVKGVLWLYDRAERVRRKLKKKTI, encoded by the coding sequence ATGTTATACCGTACCGTCCCCAAAACCGGCGACAGCCTTTCGGTTCTTGGCTTTGGCTGCATGCGCCTGCCCTCAACAAAGACCGGCGGCGTGGATGAGCAGCGTGCGATACGGCAGATCCGCTCTGCGATAGACAACGGGGTCAACTATATGGACACTGCACCAGTGTATCACCTCGGAAAAAGCGAGCAGGTGCTGGGCAAAGCCCTTGCCGACGGGTACCGGGAAAAAGTCCGGATTGCGACAAAACTCCCCCCATGGTCGGTTCAGACGAGAGCGGATATGGACCGGATCCTTAACTCGCAACTCCGGACTCTCAATACAGATCATATCGATTATTACCTGCTCCACAGCCTCTCAAAAGAGGCTTGGGAGAGACTTAAAAGTCTCGGGGTAATGGAATTCCTCGATACTGCAAAAAAAGACGGGAGGATAAAGAACACGGGCTTTTCCTTCCATGGTGATACAGCAACATTAAAAGAGATCGTGGACGCGTATGACTGGGAATTCTGCCAGATCCAGTATAACTACCTTGACGAGCACAACCAGGCTGGAACCGAGGGGCTGAAGTACGCGGCACAAAAACGCCTTGCGGTCATAATCATGGAGCCGCTGCGGGGAGGGAACCTGGCCGGGCCAGTGCCGGACGAGATACAAAAGATCTGGGGCCGGGCACCTGTGAAGCGTTCACCTGCGGAATGGGGGCTGCGATGGGTGTGGAATCATCCCGAAGTCACAGTCGTCCTTTCAGGTATGAACAACGAAGCTCATATCGAAGAAAACCTTAAAGCTGCAGCATCAGCATTTCCGGACTCTCTCTCCCCTGAAGAATCAGCGCTGATCGCCCGGGTGAGGGACACCTACCGGCAGCTGATGAAGGTCGGCTGCACCGGCTGTGGTTATTGCATGCCCTGCCCGTCCGGAGTCGATATCCCTGGCTGTTTTGCACTTTACAATACCCATTACCTGTTTCCCCATGACCGTACCGCAAAATTCCTGTACATAGGGAGGCATGGAGGGGTTCTCGGGGACAGGTCCTATGCAGGGCTATGCCGGCAGTGCGGGAAATGCGAGAAGATCTGCCCCCAGCACCTGCCTGTCCCTTTGCTCATGAGGCAGGTGTCCCGCGAGATGGAGGGACGGGCCTTATGTCTTAAAATAATGCTAGTCAAGGGCGTGCTCTGGCTCTATGATAGAGCAGAGCGTGTCAGGCGGAAGCTTAAGAAAAAAACGATCTGA
- a CDS encoding secondary thiamine-phosphate synthase enzyme YjbQ, with protein MFRKTFHVTSQREGEIINLTPDIKRVVKESNVKEGLVHLFVRHSTAALTTIEFEPGVLADLSRALSVLAPDDAEYAHNTRWGDGNGRSHVKAALVGPSLTVPVENGEPLCGTWQQVVLLELDVNAGREREVVCTVTG; from the coding sequence ATGTTCCGTAAAACATTCCATGTGACATCACAGCGCGAAGGGGAGATCATCAACCTCACGCCGGATATTAAACGGGTTGTAAAGGAGAGCAATGTAAAGGAAGGACTCGTCCACCTCTTTGTCAGGCACTCGACAGCCGCACTCACCACGATCGAGTTTGAGCCAGGTGTACTTGCCGATCTCTCCCGTGCCCTGTCGGTGCTCGCTCCAGATGATGCAGAGTATGCCCATAACACCCGCTGGGGCGACGGCAACGGCCGGTCCCATGTGAAAGCGGCACTGGTCGGCCCATCTCTGACAGTGCCGGTAGAGAACGGAGAACCACTCTGCGGGACATGGCAGCAGGTTGTGCTCCTTGAACTGGACGTGAACGCGGGGCGGGAGAGGGAGGTCGTGTGTACGGTGACCGGGTAA
- a CDS encoding response regulator, whose protein sequence is MSSILIVDDDLDIANIFKIFLSRDGHMAVTASDGKVCLEKVQQCKFDLILLDIMMAPMDGWETLENIKADPKTHGIPVIMVTGKPLEEHERAKYGDLFYQYLMKPVRRTELCDIVKGALKNN, encoded by the coding sequence ATGTCCTCAATCCTGATTGTTGATGATGATCTGGATATTGCCAACATTTTCAAGATCTTCTTATCACGCGACGGTCATATGGCAGTCACTGCATCGGACGGAAAGGTCTGCCTTGAAAAAGTCCAGCAATGCAAATTTGACCTTATCCTTCTTGATATCATGATGGCCCCAATGGACGGGTGGGAGACGCTTGAGAACATCAAGGCAGATCCAAAAACCCATGGAATTCCCGTTATTATGGTCACCGGAAAGCCCCTTGAAGAGCATGAGCGTGCAAAATACGGGGACCTCTTTTACCAGTATCTTATGAAGCCGGTGCGCAGGACGGAATTATGCGACATCGTTAAGGGTGCTTTGAAAAACAATTAA
- a CDS encoding HEAT repeat domain-containing protein — protein sequence MDMCMEQSVGEWPGCLPEEGRIYHLIKKSRGETLQNDRIGAVIALGESGDPRGVLALMDCCRDEDPEIRRHATDALLKIRSGRSVHVLIERMKDKNEQPVTRQCAAVALAVIRTYSAIEGLKDRFSDADEDPFIRSYVAKVMDQTRIW from the coding sequence ATGGATATGTGTATGGAACAATCGGTTGGTGAATGGCCCGGATGCCTGCCTGAAGAAGGCAGGATCTACCATCTCATCAAAAAATCAAGGGGTGAGACGCTCCAAAATGACAGGATCGGGGCGGTCATAGCACTTGGGGAGAGCGGAGACCCCCGGGGGGTGCTCGCCCTTATGGACTGTTGCAGGGATGAAGACCCGGAGATCCGGAGGCATGCGACTGATGCGCTCTTAAAGATCAGGAGTGGTCGTTCGGTGCATGTTCTGATCGAGCGCATGAAGGATAAGAATGAACAGCCGGTAACCCGCCAGTGTGCTGCAGTAGCACTTGCTGTAATCCGGACCTATAGTGCAATTGAAGGGCTTAAGGACCGGTTCTCTGATGCGGATGAGGATCCCTTCATCCGTTCCTATGTTGCCAAAGTGATGGACCAGACCAGAATATGGTGA
- a CDS encoding DUF2148 domain-containing protein: MTIESDAVRSVAGLMALAARTAPKAVGRDSIKIEVLTGKEQAKLGDEIIRIGKAIGLDFFRINGEKIKESDATILIGVEGKKGLGINCGGCGYPTCVEMAKVAKAKKAKTLYQGLNCVMKISDLGIAVGSAVKTASIHNVDNRVMFTAGVAALAQGRLAGCSVAYGIPLKASGKNIFFDLLLRH, translated from the coding sequence ATGACCATTGAATCAGATGCAGTCAGATCGGTCGCGGGCCTGATGGCCCTTGCGGCACGGACAGCACCAAAAGCTGTCGGCCGCGACTCAATTAAGATCGAAGTCCTGACCGGAAAGGAGCAGGCAAAACTTGGGGATGAGATTATCAGGATAGGAAAGGCAATTGGCCTTGACTTCTTCCGGATCAACGGGGAGAAAATAAAAGAAAGCGATGCCACTATCCTGATCGGGGTCGAAGGAAAAAAAGGGCTCGGCATCAACTGCGGCGGGTGCGGGTATCCCACCTGCGTTGAAATGGCAAAGGTTGCAAAAGCAAAAAAGGCAAAGACGCTCTACCAAGGGCTCAACTGCGTCATGAAGATCTCGGACCTTGGCATCGCGGTCGGTTCTGCGGTCAAAACTGCATCCATCCACAACGTGGACAACCGGGTCATGTTCACCGCCGGTGTTGCAGCGCTTGCGCAGGGGCGGCTTGCAGGGTGCAGCGTCGCATACGGGATACCCCTCAAGGCTTCAGGAAAAAACATATTCTTTGATCTGCTTTTAAGGCACTGA
- a CDS encoding HAMP domain-containing sensor histidine kinase has product MVFIDLGRTEQEKDRLMVLAMLCLCAGILAADVLVPAGFVIWGLYLIPLLMSIWLTNRYSPFFTAWLISGALLVGSIITARTNQSDLLNRAVFILMMAVVALLIWEIRSNQANLEQEVAERRITQKQLEDLARTLESRVADRTRELSEVNEILKNDVIERGKIGKALQQANQKLNILSSVTRHDILNKLMALLAFLEISKEEAGKNPVILEYIEKELEISEAIQRQIEFTRFYQDIGVKAPEWEDVRAVIRRAADSLKAGGISPEVAFSGLVIYADPLIEKVFYNLMENSIRHGKHVTTMAFSCRETPEGLVIVYTDNGVGIAMEDKERIFLRGFGKNTGLGMFLSREILGITGIVIRETGEPGTGVRFEISVPLENYRITPQAAGSP; this is encoded by the coding sequence ATGGTATTTATCGACCTCGGAAGAACGGAGCAGGAAAAAGACCGGCTCATGGTCCTCGCGATGCTCTGCCTGTGCGCCGGCATCCTCGCGGCCGATGTCCTTGTACCTGCCGGTTTTGTCATCTGGGGACTGTACCTTATCCCGCTCCTCATGTCAATCTGGCTCACCAACCGGTACTCCCCTTTTTTTACGGCCTGGCTGATATCCGGTGCACTCCTTGTCGGGAGCATAATAACAGCCCGCACCAACCAGTCCGATCTCCTGAACCGTGCGGTCTTCATCCTGATGATGGCAGTCGTCGCACTCCTTATATGGGAGATCCGGAGCAACCAGGCAAACCTCGAGCAGGAGGTAGCAGAGCGCCGCATCACGCAGAAACAACTGGAGGATCTGGCCCGTACGCTCGAGAGCCGGGTTGCCGACAGGACCCGCGAACTCTCCGAGGTCAACGAGATACTCAAAAACGATGTCATCGAACGCGGGAAGATCGGCAAGGCGCTGCAGCAGGCAAACCAGAAACTCAACATTCTCTCGTCTGTGACACGGCACGACATCCTGAATAAGCTCATGGCGCTGCTCGCGTTCCTTGAAATCTCAAAAGAGGAGGCAGGAAAGAACCCGGTGATCCTAGAGTATATTGAAAAGGAACTGGAGATTTCCGAAGCTATCCAGCGACAGATCGAGTTCACGAGGTTTTACCAGGACATTGGCGTGAAAGCACCGGAGTGGGAGGATGTTCGTGCCGTAATTAGGAGGGCGGCAGACTCGCTGAAGGCAGGCGGGATCTCCCCTGAAGTTGCATTCTCCGGCCTTGTGATCTATGCCGATCCTCTTATCGAGAAAGTGTTCTACAATCTTATGGAAAACTCTATCCGGCATGGCAAGCATGTCACGACCATGGCATTCTCATGCCGCGAAACACCGGAAGGACTGGTGATCGTGTATACGGACAATGGCGTCGGCATTGCCATGGAAGACAAGGAACGCATCTTTCTTCGGGGATTTGGGAAAAACACCGGGCTTGGGATGTTTTTATCCCGCGAAATCCTCGGGATTACCGGTATCGTGATCCGGGAGACCGGAGAACCGGGGACGGGCGTGCGGTTCGAGATCTCTGTACCATTGGAAAATTACAGGATCACCCCGCAAGCGGCAGGATCGCCGTAA
- a CDS encoding alpha/beta hydrolase produces the protein MDQHPYDGLLDVIRSNAPDLAKPVSVMRREYSAFYEEMQAEAGEPPFLERVMIGEGGVQGFWISVEESVPDRTVLFFHGGGFTVGSTHDHLGLCIRIARAAKARVFSVDYRLAPEYLFPAAVEDAVAAYRWLISHGYPPHRIVPVGISAGGTLVLDLLLSARNNAITLPRAAVCMSPVIDMLFGGKSVGKNADIDSITPPRLHSIRTTYLAGHDPADPLASPVHADLAGLPLLYIQAGTHELLFDGIVTLVKKARWAGVPVRFEIWQQMFHCWQVYADHVPEGMEAIDHIGAFVQDVLSR, from the coding sequence ATGGATCAGCACCCATACGACGGACTCCTTGACGTCATCAGGTCCAATGCACCCGATCTGGCAAAACCGGTATCCGTGATGCGCCGGGAGTACTCTGCATTTTACGAAGAGATGCAGGCAGAGGCAGGCGAACCGCCGTTTTTGGAAAGGGTGATGATCGGTGAAGGTGGCGTGCAGGGTTTCTGGATCTCGGTTGAGGAATCGGTTCCGGACCGCACCGTCCTGTTTTTCCATGGAGGCGGTTTTACCGTCGGTTCCACCCACGACCACCTCGGGCTCTGCATCCGGATCGCACGGGCGGCGAAAGCCCGGGTATTCTCGGTCGATTACAGGCTTGCGCCGGAATATCTCTTTCCCGCTGCAGTCGAGGATGCAGTCGCTGCATATCGCTGGCTCATCTCCCACGGGTACCCCCCGCACCGGATTGTTCCGGTTGGCATCTCGGCAGGCGGGACTCTGGTGCTCGACCTCCTCCTTTCCGCCCGCAACAATGCAATCACCCTCCCGCGGGCAGCTGTGTGCATGTCGCCTGTGATCGATATGCTGTTTGGAGGTAAATCTGTCGGGAAGAACGCGGATATCGATTCGATCACCCCTCCACGCCTTCACAGCATCCGCACAACGTACCTCGCGGGGCATGACCCTGCCGATCCACTTGCATCGCCGGTCCATGCCGATCTTGCCGGGCTCCCGCTGCTGTATATCCAGGCAGGGACACACGAGCTGTTGTTTGACGGGATCGTCACGCTTGTCAAAAAGGCGCGGTGGGCAGGGGTGCCGGTACGGTTTGAGATCTGGCAGCAGATGTTCCACTGCTGGCAGGTGTATGCTGATCATGTGCCCGAAGGTATGGAAGCGATCGACCACATCGGGGCTTTTGTGCAGGATGTACTGAGCAGGTAG
- a CDS encoding ATP-binding cassette domain-containing protein, with protein sequence MPPMQKDRNTGNPFPVIGNRGGENVCLTPGNRSIIRIDHITKVFNGNRTVRAVDDVTFDVQRGEIFGLLGPNGAGKSTLIRILTTLLQPTAGTACVDEFDIVRDPEKIRAIIGVCPQNSTLDVELTAYDNLEFYGKLVNVEDRFLDDRIWELLKMADLADRAHSKVSTFSGGMRRKLEIVRAFIHHPLILFLDEPTIGLDPESRREVWQQISMLNEENTTIILTTHYMDEAEKLCRRIAFVDKGRLVALDNLENLKRLIPEGDLIEIGFDTIDEGVLSAIRQTNLINSVEVKEKHLHISAKNGSRVLPAIVAIFEKFSIPMTSISIRSPSLEDVFIYITGRKLDEGGNGAARLPVRGRTP encoded by the coding sequence ATGCCACCGATGCAAAAAGACCGGAATACCGGAAATCCATTCCCTGTCATTGGGAATAGAGGTGGAGAAAATGTCTGTCTGACCCCGGGCAACAGGAGCATCATCCGGATCGATCATATAACGAAGGTCTTCAACGGTAATCGCACGGTGCGGGCGGTCGACGACGTGACCTTTGATGTACAGCGGGGAGAAATATTCGGTCTGCTCGGCCCCAACGGGGCAGGAAAGAGCACCCTGATACGGATCCTGACCACACTGCTCCAGCCGACTGCAGGGACTGCCTGCGTAGACGAGTTTGACATCGTCCGGGACCCTGAAAAGATCAGGGCGATCATCGGGGTCTGCCCCCAGAACAGCACGCTGGATGTCGAACTCACCGCGTATGACAACCTTGAATTTTACGGAAAACTCGTTAACGTCGAAGACCGTTTCCTCGATGACAGGATCTGGGAGCTGCTCAAAATGGCAGACCTTGCAGATCGCGCCCATTCAAAGGTCAGTACATTCTCCGGCGGAATGCGGCGGAAGCTTGAGATCGTCAGGGCTTTTATCCACCATCCCCTCATCCTGTTCCTTGATGAACCGACAATCGGCCTTGACCCCGAATCACGGAGGGAGGTCTGGCAGCAGATCTCCATGCTCAACGAGGAGAACACGACGATCATCCTGACCACGCATTACATGGACGAGGCAGAAAAACTCTGCCGGCGCATCGCCTTTGTGGACAAGGGGCGCCTCGTGGCACTGGATAATCTTGAGAACCTCAAACGCCTGATACCTGAAGGCGACCTGATCGAGATTGGGTTTGATACAATTGACGAGGGGGTCCTGTCAGCAATACGGCAGACAAACCTGATCAACTCGGTTGAAGTAAAGGAAAAACACCTTCATATCTCGGCAAAGAACGGGAGCAGGGTATTGCCTGCGATTGTCGCAATATTTGAAAAATTCTCTATTCCTATGACCTCCATCTCGATACGTTCTCCTTCGCTCGAAGATGTCTTCATTTATATCACCGGCAGAAAACTGGATGAAGGCGGGAACGGGGCTGCCCGGCTGCCAGTCAGGGGGCGTACCCCATGA
- a CDS encoding MarR family transcriptional regulator has translation MNGKDTMTQDIHDRAAEYLLALMPFYHKHIMKTGYGITGMQAAQYRVLGVLMKAGTLPVSEIGRRLYISKPYMTALIDTLIQDGLVERQPDLTDRRVINISITDEGKKHLRQSVTLYKNDLKNLLSNLDEPDLAELCSSLESLRTILGKIP, from the coding sequence TTGAACGGGAAAGATACCATGACACAGGATATCCATGACCGGGCTGCCGAATACCTCCTTGCCCTGATGCCGTTTTATCATAAGCACATCATGAAAACAGGATATGGTATCACCGGCATGCAGGCGGCGCAGTACCGGGTTCTGGGCGTGCTGATGAAGGCGGGGACGCTCCCCGTGTCCGAGATCGGGCGGCGCCTGTATATCTCTAAACCATATATGACGGCGCTCATCGATACGTTAATCCAGGACGGACTGGTGGAGCGCCAACCTGACCTGACAGACCGGCGCGTGATCAACATTTCCATCACAGATGAGGGAAAAAAGCACCTGCGGCAATCAGTTACCCTGTATAAAAACGACCTGAAAAATCTCCTCTCGAATCTCGATGAGCCAGACCTTGCAGAACTCTGCTCCTCGCTTGAATCCTTAAGAACAATCCTTGGGAAGATCCCGTGA
- a CDS encoding mechanosensitive ion channel: MADPQFLIGTVTIGSILVFLLALAAVIFVSYLCYKGTKTVLLLYTSRSVARWSARIAGYIVFVLGLYIIDLTILGFDINATIASLGIISIALAFASQQIISNLLAGILMAINRTVRLDDWVELGGDPTTGIAQVKDLTFTRTILKDRDGRVFLVPNANLLSSKIVNYSKSGFIEVPLNITIPFDIPFNDAQETILAVLKDHEGVLGNGTITEAPGTAGMRSSFFFQGYTGQKKADPEKHNPRVLFTGIVPQGNTISIRFWVRDIVRREEITSAILAGISCRLSISGKR; this comes from the coding sequence ATGGCTGATCCTCAGTTCCTGATCGGTACGGTGACGATCGGATCCATCCTTGTATTTCTGCTCGCACTGGCGGCTGTCATCTTTGTATCCTACCTGTGCTACAAAGGGACAAAAACCGTCCTTCTGCTCTACACCTCCCGGTCCGTCGCCCGCTGGTCGGCACGCATTGCCGGGTATATTGTTTTCGTGCTCGGGCTCTATATCATCGATCTCACGATACTAGGTTTTGACATCAACGCAACTATCGCTTCACTGGGAATCATCTCCATTGCGCTTGCGTTTGCTTCCCAGCAGATCATCTCCAACCTCCTTGCCGGTATCCTGATGGCGATCAACCGGACTGTCCGGCTTGACGACTGGGTTGAACTGGGCGGCGATCCCACAACCGGCATCGCGCAGGTCAAGGACCTTACCTTCACCAGAACCATCCTCAAAGACCGCGATGGCAGGGTATTTCTTGTCCCGAATGCCAACCTGCTATCTTCAAAGATCGTGAATTACTCCAAGTCAGGATTTATTGAAGTCCCGCTGAATATCACGATCCCGTTTGATATACCTTTTAATGATGCACAGGAAACGATCCTCGCGGTGCTTAAAGACCATGAGGGGGTCCTTGGAAACGGCACAATAACTGAGGCGCCGGGCACTGCCGGTATGAGGTCATCGTTCTTCTTCCAGGGATACACAGGGCAGAAGAAAGCAGATCCTGAAAAGCACAACCCAAGGGTGCTTTTCACCGGCATCGTGCCGCAGGGAAACACCATCAGCATCCGGTTCTGGGTACGGGACATTGTCCGGCGCGAAGAGATCACTTCCGCGATCCTTGCCGGGATTTCCTGCCGGCTGAGTATCAGCGGGAAGCGGTAA